The Pongo abelii isolate AG06213 chromosome 7, NHGRI_mPonAbe1-v2.0_pri, whole genome shotgun sequence genome contains the following window.
TAGTGAGCGGATATAATAATGGATGCTGCTGAAATTCAATCCTGTCAGATCAAACTGCCTACATATAAATTTCAATGCCCCACCAAGACATCTCAAGATACAAAGTAAGGATACAACAGAATGTGACCTCAATGAGATGCCTTTGTGGGACATGGAATTTATACGCAGGCAGTTAGATCTGACAGGATTAAATTTCTGTGGCATCTATAATTATATTCACTCACTAGGTCAAAAGAGATGGATGGAATCCTATCAATAGGAGCTACTGCTAAATGAGTGTTGACAAATCTGAAAGTTTTATTCGAAGGgacaaacagaaaaattataatcctagaataagagaaaattatatgagggacttttcaaaataaattgttttatgtggttatgaataaaaaatgatttgCAAAGTGAAACTGAGGACTAGAAAGGAGAGTTAAAGGAACTTCAGACAAGTGAATTAATAAGGAGCAAAGACACCGAGAAGTGCTGCTCATGGTATATTACAGGTAACCACACAGAAATGGGTAACATAACTTTCAAtacaaaaatggctaaaatttaatgGGCTAAGCATTAATTTTGGGGGCTTTTGGAAAAAAACAGCATAATAAACCTAAAGAAGATAAAgggaaaattataaatacaaaatataaattaatgaaacaaatgagaaaaagtagtattttaaaaaacGTTTTTCAAAAAGTCTAATACACTTTATAATAACCTGGCAACACtgaacaagagaaaatgagaacatGCTTAAAATAACTATTGCAGGAATGAAAGGTTAATATTGAAACAGATGTTTCAgagattcaaataatttttaaatttgtgtattATATTCCCTCTTCACTGTGTACTTGGGGATTTTCCTGTTGCAGTTCACTATATCATGACTGTGCCATTAATTTTGATGCTAGTAAATTATTACCATCAGCATACAAATATGCTGTTGTTTTTCTGATCTAAGTAAAAGAATGTCCTTGCTTTTCTTCTGATGCCAGCTGTCATTCCATTTTTTGCTCTACTTTTCAGCAAAACATCTTAAAATAGTTGTCCATACTCTCTGTCTTCAATTCCTGTCCTCTCACTGTTTCTTAAATATATCCCAATCAGGCTCTCTCCCCCTTTTTCGATCATGCTATTGACACCACTTTTGTCAAAGTTATGAATAATCTCCATATTGCTAGATCCAATGATCATTTTTCACTACAACTTTAATTGGCCTATTAGCAGCATTTGACACAAATAATCACTTCCTTCTTCACAGTATACTTTCCTCACTTGGCTTCCAGGACAGCACATTCCCTTGATTCTCAGCCTATCTCACCGGAGCTACCACTTCGGcttcctttgtttcttcctcatCTTTTTGTATCACACCTCCTATAGGAGAGCTCCAGAGCTCAGTTCCTggtcctcttctcttctccctcaccACACACTCTTTGGAGGGGCTCAGCAAGTCTCATCCCTTTAAATTCTCCTTTTGGACCTCCTTTTGAACTCCAGGCTTATAATAAATTATCCAACTGCATAACTGGTATATCTACTTGGACACTTGACTTCAAAAGTAATGTATATCCAAAACTGAACTCACGATTTTCCCTCATAAACCTCTACAAACAGATTTTCTCTTCTTGCAGAGTGCCACCATCAGCATTGGAGCCTCTCTTAGCTTTCCTGTCCACTTTCATCCTCAGCAAGCCTCTATCTCTGCACCTCAAGAATCTCTCAGGGCTCCCATCCCTTGCCCAACCTCGGGCAGTAGCTGCCTCACACTCAGTGAAAGACCAGAGAATCTTCTTCTCTCAGctacctgccctgccctgccttcagACCTCATCAGGCCTCTCTTCTTATGCACCTGTGAgaaaagagagtgaaggggggaTTCTCTCAGCTCCCCAACCCACTCCCCAGTAACAGTGGATTTTCCCCGATTCTCACAGTGAGACCTTTACCATGCTCTGACCTCAAATTGCAGCAGTTCCTACATTCCTGTCCCTCAAAAGTGTCTCAGGTAGTTCTGCTCTCCGTCTGATCTTACCTAGGAGAGCACACAAGATAGGTCATGAAAAACCCATtagtggggccgggcgcggtggctcacgcctgtaatcccagcactttgggaggccgaggcgggcagatcacgaggtcagtggctaacgcggtgaaaccctgtctctactaaatacaaaaaattagccgggcgtggtggcacgtgcctgtagtcccagctactcgggaggctgaggcaggactatcgcttgaaccctggaggcagaggttgcagtgagccgagatcgcgccattgcactctagcctgggcgacagagtgacacttcataaaaaaaaaaaaaaaaaaaaaaagaaggaaaagaaagaaagaaagagaaagaaaagaaaagcattaaaGCATTAGTGAGTGAGAGTGAGTGTGTCTGGGCCCCTACTGATGCTAAACTATCACAAGCCCACACTCAGCCTTTCAATATTTGCTTGAGGTTCACTTGTTTGCTTCTTATCTCCATCAAGGGCAgcttcctcctgcttctgctgctgcaACTCAGGTACACACAAAGCATCTGTGGATCCGTTCTTTTTTCAGTAGGGCTTCATCACTCTGAATTTAAGTTAATTAGCTTTTTTTGAGACCTCAGctctgtcttttaaaatgaaatctatGATCTATAGATTATCCAGCTTATTCTCTTTGTCAGGGCAAGAGCATTTTTCTATAACTTTCTAAATTCTAAACAAAAGTAAAAGTTCACTTCTTTTCAGAATCCCCCCATGTCAGAAAGTATTACTATTATCATCAGTTTAGTGATATTTATGGAATTCCAAGTTGACTCTGAGATCAGCTTTTGGGTTAAATTCTTTCTTCCTGATATGTAGcctttgaaattttatttgctGCAGATCTCTTGATAGTGAACAATTTTTATCTGTCAATTccatattgttatttttgttcttgAAAGACAGCATTACTGAGTACCCAATTCTATACTAACAGTTATTTTCTCTCAATATTTGTTGATACTAGTTTACTCgtttttagtttttgctttacTATAATAATcagataaatattatttcattataaatgGTCATTTTTTCAATGTTTGTGTGGTCTGGTGTTtggttttaatgttttataatttataatttaataatgtgaatttatttttatatcatctgTTAGAAATACATTCTTTGAATCAATGGATTTATActttttcctaatttctttttaagactCTCTTGAAACAGTGAATCCTCTTACACTTCTCTCCCCCCAtatttgaattaaataaatgttagaaCTTCTGTTTCCGTGCTACATTCTGGGTATATCattcaaacattttttctttactaaCTGTCCTGTTACCTGTGTCTAATATATCATTAATaacttgcatttatttttaaattatttttttgtttcagacctgccttttttttttggagatagagtctcgctctgtcacccaggctggagtgcagtggtgcgatcttggctcactgcaacctctgcctcccgggttcaagtgattttcctgcctcagcctcctgagtagctgggactacagatgcccaccaccatgctcggctaatttatatatatatatatatatatatatatatatatatatatatatatatatattttttagtagagacaagttttcaccatcttgcgcatgctggtctggaactcctgacctcatgatccacccacctcagcctcccaaagtgctaggattacagacatgagccacaatgcccagccagaCCTGCCCATTTTTTCTATCATCTATATTGTTTTACTATTGTTTTTACATCTTTGTAATAGTAGATTGTTTCTTTAAACAATCGATACATAGCTGCTTAATTATTTCTCCACATTGACAATTTCAATACATATAGTTTACAAGGGTTTAAATATGCTATTCATTTCATTAACTTTTATACATGGTGTCTTGCTTACCTGATCATTTTTAATACTGAACTCATTGCTCATCCTTAATCTGCCATCATTCTACGGTCTGAAATGAGAATGCTATTATCCAAACTTCCTCTGCAAAACTGACTCAATGCTTTATCTCAATATACAAGTTCCAGGATTAACAAACTGGAATTTCTGATGGCCCAAGAGTCAGTAGTACCACCATTAGCATTGCTGATAATAGCAGATCTTCCCAGAAGATCTGGGAAACCCTCATCCCCCTCCATCAGCTATCCAATACAAAGTGCCCAGTGCTCAAGCTCCAGTTCACAGACTATTTTTGTGTTTGAAAGAGGAGATATTTTAAGAACTTGCCTAACCATTTTCAAGAATAGAAATGTCTCAAAGAGATcctctaaaatatatttgttttatagcaGCAGTCACTTGAGAGCAGCTAACTTGCAGTCATGGCCAAAAGCCTAAATCTCTTTCATTGTAATCACacttattttgtatcttttgggGATATCTCAGATTCAGATGCATTCATAGTATTCTATGATTTGGGACACTACTATAGATTCTTCAAAACGTTACATTCCAGTTGTATTTTTGGAGGTATAGAAGGAGAGGAAAAACAATGGGCTCAAGTCTCCCCTGACTTCTCTTCTTACAACATATTTCATTGTCCAAAACTTTTAGAACTATATTAATACAGCATTGACAGTGGgcattcttcttttccttctgacTTTAATAGGATTGAAGGAAGTGTTTTGCTATGAAATTGCTATATGAGTTGTATTCAGACAAATTTTGACTTTGTAAAGGCAAAattcttctcattatttttaaatgtttaccagGATTCACAGTATTATTTTCAATTCTCCCCATTCGAAGGCTTATTTAAATAACTTGATGAAATgggtatattatatatgttactctactacagaaacagaaaaaccacCACCAAATTATATTCTAAGATACTTTGTACACCAATTGCACCACCTTTTTTATCTAAGACATTCAATTCTTCCACAGGTGGGAGCACATGAATTAGCATCATTTACTACGTAGTTTTCACTACAGACTTTCAGACTTATGGTGCCTAAAGTAAATAGAATGCTTCTAGCTGAGTTTAAAAGCtacaaataaacagaagaaatatacattattttgaaaGTACCACTTGAGTGTTATGTATGTATTTCAATACTATGTTGCTAATTTTAATTATTCAAGGTTAAAGAGCTTAAATCTCCTCCTCATGCATTCCTGAATCACCCATTACTCCCACACATACATTGTTTGATACAGCATAAACCTAAGTAAATAAAGACGtggctaaatgaaaaaaataaaataatgttatacCATTCTCATCTAGGAATGGCATCAGTAGACAGATGTGAATAAAAGTAAtgtgattataattttaaaaatcatatttaataggatccatttattattaaataaacattaaattacttaaagtataataaaactttGACACAATGAAGACTCTTAATGCAGAGTGAGATCAAAATGAAGGTATTAACTGTTTCTTTCCTAATCCTTGCTTTAGTTGTTCTTTTCACCAGACTGTCAGTTTATTTTAAGGATATTATAATAGCACAAAGCCATCAGCTTTACCATTAGAGAAATCTTCATTAAATTATCTTTATTGTAATAAAGGTCATCTGGAGAAAATACTGGTCTGAACACAATAATAAATGTTAAGCATTCTAATATTTTCCACTTTTAGAcacaaattgaaataataatttataatgtcaaaaatatcttttttctaaCTAATGTATTCTACGATTAAGACACTATTAGCAATTAAAGTAGATTAAATATAAATGTGGGGAGAAAAAGTAATTTCTACTTATGTTTGAACAGATGAAAGCATGAATGAATTGAAAGCCTGAAATATTAGCTTGGGGGAATAATGTCACTTGGGGGAGCAGGAGCAGGATATACCAACCTTTAGCTCTATACCCTCCCcccaagaaaaaatatatagatagctTTGTGCAAACCAAAATAGCCCTGAGAGTGTTCAAGGGACCATTTTAGAAACTATGGCAACACagtgaagccaaaaaaaaaaaaaaaaaaaaaaaaagaagaagagggagagagagagagagagtgaaagaaaaaagaatagccaCATAGAAAAAACAACTGCTGAAATCAGCATACCTGAGATGCCAGAAACATCTTTTTTGGctagaaacaaaagcagaaagggACTATCTGTATCAGCCACAAGGTGGAACCACCATGGTCCTCAGTAACCCACTCTGGCAGAAGACACTGACATTTTTTGCCACTGGGGTAAGCAACAGCACTTTCTgacagaaaacacagagaaaaagatgaagatgTACCATCTCCTCTCACATCGCTTTTCCCCACCAAAAATGTAGTGACTCTTGGGCCAAACCAGGATTGGTACTGCTACCTTTCTTAATCTGCATGTGTCTCTGACATATGAGCAGCAACCATTTCAAGAGCTCCCACATAAAAATGCTCATACTAAATTTATTCTATTACTTAAGAGTGTTTATGGATTTACATTCCAATTGTGGACTAACTGTCTCACTGGATCTTCTTTCCTGCAGTAAGAGGTGGTTTGGGTGCTGCTGAAGGTCATTGTCTCAATTTGTCTGGTGTTTGCAGAAGAGATGTCTGTAAAGTAGTAGAAGATCAAATTGGTGCCTGCCGAAGAAGGATGAAGTGCTGTAGAGCATGGTGGATTTTAATGCCAATTCCAACACCACTTATCATGTCAGATTATCAAGAACCCCTTaaaccaaagttgaaatgaaactgagataaaataaaaacacatcaaaaGTGAAGTTATTTGCAtgtaagaatattaaaatatacatattaagtACTTCCATCTTGATAACCATCTTGCATTTTCACTTaacaacataaatgaataaatactaaTTTCAAATATACCCAAGTACTATTTCTTTGTAAGTCATTAACAGATCttaacaaaacttttaaaaatgagaaaactgttacttttgttttCCAAGATGGTGGATTGAAGGCATTGTTAGTCTGCCTCTTGCCCTTGGAAAGACAAAATGTTGTGTAGAGATTCACACTGTGAACTTTCTTTCAAGAAGCAACACAGGAATTTAACAGGAAAATTGAAATAAGCCACGGACCATTTGAAAGAAGAAGCAGGATGCAGCTTATGCCATAAGCTAGGCAGAAAATTGTAAGTTTCCAGGGTGTGAGATGGGGGTAAACTGACTCTAAGGTATACACTTCCACTGGGAAACCTATCAGTCCAGGCCGGGAGGGAAGGCCTTAACCCTACGCAGCGCTGGAGCTGATTTAGGGAAGAGTGGTGAGTATATGAGGAGTGGCATTGGGATGTGCTTTGAATCTCCAGCACATTCCCAGTTTCTGGCAGGATGGAGGGCAGCCATTTCTGATTCTACCTCAGAGAGGACCTCCTAGAAGTCTGCCAGATAACTCAGACGGTGGTCACAGGTTGAGAGAACCTCCCAACTGAAATGTTTGATATAATCTTGACTGGGGACTAACTCCCCAGGCCAGAACTGAGAAGTCAGTGGGAAGTCTGCTGCAGCAGCAAGCACAGGAGCTGGGGGCCCCTGCTCTGCAGGTGGATCAGGAAGGGTGTGGCCTGAAGGTTGCAGTTGCTGTCTCCATAGGAGAGGCTTATGGTATGGGTCAGTTTTGAGTTCTGAGCTCAGACTTCTTGAAACTTAGCTAGCTACTCCCAGTGGAACACTGTGGGTGTGAGACCTGCCTTGCCAAGTGTGTGGGAGCTGGATGGGGCTTACTACCAAGCTGCTACTCCCCATTCTTCATATGGACTCTCCTTGTACAGTGGCAGAGACAGCTTCACTTCTCTCTGTAAAATTACCCCAGTGGCCCAAGAACTGCCTTCCAATTGCCACTGGAGCCACGGCTTGTCCCACACGTAGAGAGCCAGAGCATCACCTTACCTGACCTAGTTCCCACCTGGCTTTGCTCAACCACCTACCCTGGTAGATTAACACAAATAACAGAAGAAACTTTTAGAAGCTCTATGGCTCCACCGATTTCCTGAGACACCAGAGTGCCTCCCATGGGTAACATAAGGCAAGTCCAAATctcaccactaccaccacagctggcagTCTTTTGGAAGCACCACTTCCTGGCTGAAGGCCTACTGACACAGTCCTTTACAGCATCTGCAGGCAGAATAACATAGcacccaggaaggagaaaagttGTGATTGACCATAACTGTTACCATTGCTTGCATCACTCTGGCTAACCAGGAGGCCCTGAGTCTGTCCATGTGATAAGTTCATTACTACTACAACTGGCATTTGAGAAATCCAACACACAACACACTAGGACTATTTATAACCAAGGAATCTCTCAGAGTCTACATCACTCCCCTGCCATCCCCATCTGATCAGCTGCTGATACACACTGCTGTGAGACTTGAGGACAGATTACATCACTGGATCCATTGCAGACATTCTTGACCACCAGCCTGGTGTGTGGCAGCCCTACTGGGTAGCTAGAcccagagaagcagcagcagcatatGCAGTAATCTGAATTTCAGGGACTCCTACACTGAGGAAAGAGGAAgcacaccacatcaagggagcaccctggGGACAAAATAATCTAGATGGCCTTGAGTCCCAGAACATTCCACTTGTGGGAAGTTGTttggtggtttgtttgtttttggtttttttccagCAGAGGAACATGTGCATGCTAGGCTAAGTGAGGGAAGTCTGTAGCTATATCCCAACAATCAGGCAGCCTTGATGTTCAAGAAGGGTCTTGGAGAATGGAGGCTTATCTTCCATCTCATACACTACTGCAGACACAATAGTACTGTGCTCAGAGCCAGTGTACTGAGGTGAGCAGCCATAaaacctactgagacaccagccaggaCAGCTAAAGGAGTACTTGCATtaccactcccccaaccccaggcagcacagcttgcAGCTCCAAAAAAGACCGCTTCCTTCTGCTAGAGATTAGAGGAAAGAGtaaaaaggactttgtcttgcatcttggatatcagttgagccacagtaggatagggcactggtcagGGTCATGAGGTCCCCATTGTGGAtgtaactaactttttttttttttaattttataggct
Protein-coding sequences here:
- the LOC112131751 gene encoding beta-defensin 109, translated to MRLHLLLLILLLFSILLSPVRGGLGAAEGHCLNLSGVCRRDVCKVVEDQIGACRRRMKCCRAWWILMPIPTPLIMSDYQEPLKPKLK